The genomic region GAACTCATAGGGCGATCGTATATGCGTGACATCCAAGCTCGAACTAAGAGTAGTAATCCCAGCACGGTTAAGAAACTACAAACTCCTATCATCTGACTACTAGAAATTTCTAGTACACCCCGTAGAATTATTTCTCGCAATGCAGAAACAATTGATACTTCAACTGCTACACCGACCGAAATTCGCTGCTGCTGTAAATAAATGATTAATAAACGAAATAATTCCACTAGAATTAGAATAAAAAGAATGTCAGAAGTGACGCGCTGAAATTCTAAAGGATGTAGCAGGGAGACAAACATATCTCCTAGCCGAATTATCATGACACAGAATAAACCAAAACATAAAGAGACTACAATAAAGTTCTGAATCGATTCTAAATTACGAATAATTTTTTCTATTTGAAACCAGTTGCCAAGCTGCATTTTGAATCGA from Chroococcidiopsis sp. SAG 2025 harbors:
- a CDS encoding phosphate-starvation-inducible PsiE family protein; translated protein: MEYRFKMQLGNWFQIEKIIRNLESIQNFIVVSLCFGLFCVMIIRLGDMFVSLLHPLEFQRVTSDILFILILVELFRLLIIYLQQQRISVGVAVEVSIVSALREIILRGVLEISSSQMIGVCSFLTVLGLLLLVRAWMSRIYDRPMSSPVESAKPEK